The genomic DNA AACGCTGCCATCACTGCTTTCAACACTGCTTTCTCCACCAGCATTGCTCTTGTCACTGAGGCCTCTACTTGTCCTGCTAgctctggtgctgcctctgctactggtacttCTGGTGTCACCTCTACCACTGCCTCTTTCATCTACTCCACTGGCACTGTTACCACCACTTTCGGTACTTCTACCATCACTTATGTCACCACTGAGATCATCTCTACTTGTCCTTGTGAGAACGAGAAGACCActactgctggtgccgcCGCTACTGCCACTGGTGCCGAGAGCtacaccaccatcaccagcaccaacatTGTCACCGTTCCTTGTTCCACTTCCGCTGGTACTACTTACTTCAGCACTGTCACTGAGGAGGTAACCATCACCGTTCCTTGCTCTGAGGCCGCTGCCACCGCTGGTCctactgctgctcctgctcctgagaagtctgctgctcccggtgcccctgctgctcctgctactcCTGAGGAGTCTGCTGCCCCTGCCGCTCCTGGTGCCCCTGCTGCCACCCCTgcttctcctgctgctcctgctaccCCTGAGGAGTCTGCTGCCCCTGCCGCTCCTGGtgcccctgctgctcccGCCACCCCTGAGGAGTCTGCTGCCCCTGCCGCTCCTGGTacccctgctgctcccgctgctcctgccaCCCCTGAggagtctgctgctgccgctgctcctggtgcccctgctgctcctggtgcCACTACTCCCGAGTCTTCTGCCgcccctgctgctcctgctcccGAGTCTGAGTCCACCGCCCCTGCTGAGAACACTTCTGGTGCCTCTAGAATCTTGGGTGTCTCTGTCGGTCTTGCCGTTGCCATGAATGCTTTTGCACTCCTTGTATAATTTGTTTGGGACTTTTGatctcttctctttctatATAGTTCTATTCTTCCctaattttttattatttccatGACTGGAATTTTGTAATCAATATACCCTGCTTTCCATAATAGAAATAACTTTTTTAACCTTTTTTCTtccgggtctgcctccggcggctggggctgcgccccagaccccgctgctcctctcgcttcgctcgagtcgggctggGGGTCCCCTGGCGTATGAGGTCtctcgcgaagcgagagctacggggtctggggcgaagccccagccgccggaggcaaatgCCCCGCTGCGTTAGAGGTCTCTCGCGAAGCGAGggcaacggggtctggggcgtagccccagccgccggaggctggtgCCACGACTCAGAGCGTGCACAGGTCGTCGTTTTGGAGGGTCTCGTCCGAGTCGGTCGAGTGACTGTGGACGTATGTTTTGAACAGTTGGGTGTCGGTGGTTGGCACGTCGGCCAGCGGTCGGTGCGGATGGCGGAAGTAACCGTTCAGTTTGCCTCCGTAGCCGGCGATTGTGTTCATGAGTTTGGTTGCGCGATTCGACTTTTCGCTGCGTCTTTTGTCTTTTCGTGAACTCCAGTTCTGGTACTCTAGGGCAAGAACAGCTCTTTGGTCGTATTTTCTGGTCAGGCCGAAGAAATCGTGATCGGGGACTTTGAATGCACCGTTTTTGTGGTCGCGGTACATCTGGTGAAGGCTGGCTGACGTGTATCCCTTGAAATACGGAAGCTTGAAGACATCGCTGGAATCGCGAATCCTCTGACAGGGGTAGAATTCCAGAAACTGGGCGATGGCCGAATTACAGTCTATTGAGACAAGTGTGGTGTCGTACTGTGGTCCGCTTAACATGGATCGAACCATATCCTCTCTACGTTTGCCGTTGAACGGTATTTGGCCGTAGACACACTCGTAGAAAACAACACCCAATGCCCACCAGTCGACTTGCTCGCCATACGCTCGACCCCGGTGCATCTCGGGCGCCATGTAATTAAAGGTTCCTATGATATTATGGAGCAATGGCTGTTGACAGCTCAAAGAGGCTGCAATGTTGAAATCACACAGATGAGCGTGTCCATACTCGTCAAGAAGAATGTTTTCCGGTTTGACATCGCGATGAACGAGTAATTTGCTGTGGATGTAATCAATGGCAGATGCTATCTCACAGATAACCACTTTGATAGCTTTATCCGACAGGGAATACTGTTGTAAATAAGACCGGAGATCTCCTCCTATCATCAAATCCAGCAGCATGAACATGAACTTCTCGTTCTGAAATGCAACCTCCAGGTTACAAATAAACGGATGCCTCAGCTTAGCTAGGATATTTCTCTCCTGGATCATCGATTTTAAATTGGAAGCACTCTGGTTCAACGGCATGTACTTGAGAGCATAATATTTCCTGGTGCTTTTATTCTGAACAACCCGTACTTTACA from Sugiyamaella lignohabitans strain CBS 10342 chromosome D, complete sequence includes the following:
- the PKC1 gene encoding protein kinase C (Protein serine/threonine kinase; essential for cell wall remodeling during growth; localized to sites of polarized growth and the mother-daughter bud neck; homolog of the alpha, beta, and gamma isoforms of mammalian protein kinase C (PKC); GO_component: GO:0005737 - cytoplasm [Evidence IDA] [PMID 11545731]; GO_component: GO:0005856 - cytoskeleton [Evidence IDA] [PMID 15910746]; GO_component: GO:0005634 - nucleus [Evidence IDA] [PMID 11545731]; GO_component: GO:0005886 - plasma membrane [Evidence IDA] [PMID 16622836]; GO_component: GO:0032165 - prospore septin filament array [Evidence IDA] [PMID 24390141]; GO_component: GO:0030427 - site of polarized growth [Evidence IDA] [PMID 10893184]; GO_function: GO:0005524 - ATP binding [Evidence IEA,IEA]; GO_function: GO:0016301 - kinase activity [Evidence IEA]; GO_function: GO:0046872 - metal ion binding [Evidence IEA]; GO_function: GO:0000166 - nucleotide binding [Evidence IEA]; GO_function: GO:0004697 - protein kinase C activity [Evidence IEA]; GO_function: GO:0004697 - protein kinase C activity [Evidence IDA] [PMID 8207005]; GO_function: GO:0004672 - protein kinase activity [Evidence IEA]; GO_function: GO:0004674 - protein serine/threonine kinase activity [Evidence IEA,IEA]; GO_function: GO:0016740 - transferase activity [Evidence IEA]; GO_function: GO:0016772 - transferase activity, transferring phosphorus-containing groups [Evidence IEA]; GO_process: GO:0007015 - actin filament organization [Evidence IGI] [PMID 12810699]; GO_process: GO:0007049 - cell cycle [Evidence IEA]; GO_process: GO:0033962 - cytoplasmic mRNA processing body assembly [Evidence IMP] [PMID 21163942]; GO_process: GO:0035556 - intracellular signal transduction [Evidence IEA]; GO_process: GO:0035556 - intracellular signal transduction [Evidence IMP] [PMID 7874200]; GO_process: GO:0030242 - peroxisome degradation [Evidence IMP] [PMID 20385774]; GO_process: GO:0016310 - phosphorylation [Evidence IEA]; GO_process: GO:0006468 - protein phosphorylation [Evidence IEA]; GO_process: GO:0006468 - protein phosphorylation [Evidence IDA] [PMID 8207005]; GO_process: GO:0060237 - regulation of fungal-type cell wall organization [Evidence IMP] [PMID 7874200]; GO_process: GO:0060211 - regulation of nuclear-transcribed mRNA poly(A) tail shortening [Evidence IMP] [PMID 21163942]; GO_process: GO:0007165 - signal transduction [Evidence IEA]; GO_process: GO:0007165 - signal transduction [Evidence IMP] [PMID 7874200]) gives rise to the protein MAPEMHRGRAYGEQVDWWALGVVFYECVYGQIPFNGKRREDMVRSMLSGPQYDTTLVSIDCNSAIAQFLEFYPCQRIRDSSDVFKLPYFKGYTSASLHQMYRDHKNGAFKVPDHDFFGLTRKYDQRAVLALEYQNWSSRKDKRRSEKSNRATKLMNTIAGYGGKLNGYFRHPHRPLADVPTTDTQLFKTYVHSHSTDSDETLQNDDLCTL